The Deltaproteobacteria bacterium genome contains a region encoding:
- a CDS encoding PAS domain S-box protein: MKKETIHDKGDLEKLREGEQLFQTLTERSLVGIYVLQDGLFQSANPNAASYAGYTPEDLIGTKSNSIVHPEDKEIQRKGAIDMLKGRRSSPYEFRVIGRNGEIHWIMETITPIIYKGRPAILGNSMDITEYKRVEEARRESERRLVDIIDFLPDATLAIDRRGKVIAWNRAIEVMTGVNAPEMLGKGDYEYALPFYGVRRPILLDLVLKPDEEIERSYYSILEKQKDLLIVQKWVPLKSRRAFIWAKATPLYNSKGEIVGAIESIRDITERKEAEEALEKREQELEAKTHELEDLNAALRVLLKQREGDKSELEQKVLSNIKVLILPHMEKLKNHVDLKGMSYVNVLESNLIDIVSPFAQKLSVKYLNLTKREVQVANLVKEGKATKEIASFLSVSDSAVNVYRYQIRHKLGLTKKHNLRSYLSSLA, encoded by the coding sequence ATGAAGAAAGAAACCATTCATGACAAAGGTGATTTAGAAAAACTGCGAGAGGGTGAGCAGCTTTTCCAAACCTTAACGGAACGCTCTCTTGTTGGTATCTATGTATTGCAGGATGGGCTGTTTCAATCGGCTAATCCCAACGCCGCTTCATACGCCGGTTACACACCGGAAGATCTGATAGGCACAAAATCAAACTCTATTGTTCACCCGGAAGACAAGGAGATACAGAGGAAGGGCGCCATCGACATGCTTAAAGGGAGACGCTCTTCTCCTTATGAATTCAGGGTCATCGGCAGAAACGGTGAAATCCACTGGATCATGGAGACAATTACACCCATTATTTACAAGGGCAGACCTGCCATTCTGGGAAACTCTATGGATATCACGGAATACAAACGGGTGGAAGAGGCCCGTCGAGAATCAGAGAGACGCCTGGTAGACATTATTGATTTTCTCCCTGATGCAACCCTTGCCATCGACCGGCGTGGAAAGGTTATCGCCTGGAATCGTGCCATAGAGGTAATGACGGGGGTTAATGCTCCAGAAATGCTGGGGAAAGGAGACTATGAATATGCCCTGCCGTTTTATGGTGTACGAAGACCCATCTTGCTGGACCTGGTTCTGAAACCGGATGAGGAAATTGAGCGGAGTTATTATTCTATCCTCGAGAAACAGAAGGATCTTCTGATTGTACAAAAATGGGTTCCTTTAAAGTCGAGGAGGGCCTTTATCTGGGCAAAGGCAACCCCCCTTTATAATAGCAAGGGGGAAATTGTGGGCGCCATTGAGTCGATCCGGGACATTACCGAACGCAAGGAGGCGGAGGAGGCGCTGGAAAAAAGGGAGCAGGAGCTTGAGGCCAAGACCCATGAACTTGAAGACCTGAACGCGGCCTTAAGAGTTTTGCTGAAGCAGAGAGAGGGGGATAAAAGTGAACTTGAACAAAAGGTGCTGTCGAACATCAAGGTACTTATTCTCCCCCATATGGAAAAATTGAAAAACCATGTGGACCTGAAGGGCATGTCGTATGTCAATGTTCTTGAATCGAATCTGATAGACATTGTATCTCCCTTTGCCCAGAAATTGTCGGTGAAATATTTGAATCTTACCAAGAGAGAAGTGCAGGTCGCCAATCTTGTCAAGGAGGGAAAAGCTACGAAAGAGATCGCGTCATTTCTCAGTGTTTCCGATAGTGCGGTCAATGTATACCGCTATCAAATCAGACATAAACTGGGCCTGACAAAAAAGCATAATCTCCGTTCCTATCTGTCGTCCCTTGCTTGA
- a CDS encoding DUF2846 domain-containing protein, whose protein sequence is MRRILIVALCIFLLSGCAATSMVAPDRKPDLTSRPDTATLVIIRDTFMGTAIVFWNYLDGKFIGETKGKTYFVTNVKPGPHYVVVATENTAVANLDFQPGKTYYLREGVTMGLWRARTSGFSPLNPQDAMEAINNCTYWEYDPKKGGEDMDPKLYQQAIADYHTEIKQNPEGFKNMLEYKGY, encoded by the coding sequence ATGAGAAGAATACTAATAGTAGCGCTTTGTATCTTTTTGCTGTCAGGTTGTGCTGCAACGAGTATGGTTGCGCCCGATCGTAAACCTGATCTTACGTCTCGGCCTGATACGGCCACCCTTGTAATCATTCGCGATACATTTATGGGTACTGCCATCGTATTTTGGAACTATTTAGATGGAAAGTTTATAGGGGAAACCAAAGGTAAAACGTATTTTGTTACCAATGTTAAACCGGGACCGCACTATGTCGTTGTCGCAACTGAAAACACAGCGGTTGCGAATCTCGACTTTCAGCCAGGGAAGACATATTATCTCCGTGAGGGCGTTACTATGGGATTGTGGCGCGCCCGCACATCCGGCTTCTCGCCATTGAATCCTCAGGACGCAATGGAAGCCATTAATAATTGCACATATTGGGAGTATGATCCGAAAAAAGGCGGCGAAGACATGGATCCGAAGTTATACCAGCAGGCAATCGCGGATTACCATACAGAAATAAAACAAAACCCGGAAGGATTCAAGAATATGCTTGAATATAAGGGATATTAG
- a CDS encoding radical SAM protein, producing MKILLVNPPNSGRSIPEEKYGVTSIKQIFRGEPFSLEVIAGALTEHDLMIIDMKCEQEDSLWKIIEDFRPEVIGFTAVTCEANSVLHYARKIREKSHPVVVVGGNHATCDPSYFNREEIDFIVIGIGKRSFSELINHIQKGDNGTAIPGVAKTSPGSPLSYTPRDYGLHDLVEHCAPRYDLVERYREHYVLEKLGMKMGFVITAYGCTHTCSFCTIPGITGGKYLVHSPDSVIRDIRLLGDIPFIRMVDANTFGNPAESKDLCSKIKNAGIQKRFIADVRADTIIRHYDLLKDWKEAGLHAVVVGFEDMEDRRIASYNKKYRAQDIPQSIELLHELDMLIVGDFIVSPDYTEDDFAHLEQFIAANGIQIPILSVLTPIPGTPLHKTMKERIVIHDLDFYTFTNAVVPTAIPEQEFYETFSELLKRLHGRAPRAHVSS from the coding sequence ATGAAAATTCTTCTCGTCAATCCGCCTAATTCCGGACGGAGCATTCCGGAAGAGAAATACGGGGTGACATCAATCAAACAGATATTCAGGGGAGAACCCTTCAGTCTCGAGGTAATTGCCGGGGCACTGACGGAACATGACCTGATGATCATCGATATGAAGTGCGAACAGGAAGACTCCTTATGGAAGATTATCGAAGATTTCCGTCCTGAAGTGATCGGCTTTACGGCGGTCACTTGCGAGGCCAACTCGGTGCTTCACTATGCCCGGAAAATAAGGGAGAAGAGTCATCCCGTCGTGGTTGTCGGGGGGAATCACGCCACATGTGATCCTTCATATTTCAACAGGGAAGAGATTGACTTCATCGTCATCGGCATTGGAAAAAGAAGCTTCAGCGAACTGATAAACCATATTCAAAAGGGGGATAACGGTACGGCGATTCCCGGTGTTGCAAAGACCTCACCCGGATCTCCCCTTTCATACACGCCGAGAGACTATGGACTGCACGATCTGGTAGAGCATTGCGCGCCCCGTTATGACCTTGTGGAGAGGTACAGAGAGCACTATGTTTTGGAAAAACTGGGAATGAAGATGGGATTCGTTATTACCGCATATGGTTGCACGCACACTTGCTCTTTCTGCACCATTCCGGGAATAACAGGGGGAAAATACCTTGTCCACTCTCCGGATTCCGTAATCAGGGACATCCGCCTGTTGGGTGATATCCCCTTTATCCGTATGGTGGATGCGAATACTTTCGGTAATCCTGCCGAGTCGAAGGATCTCTGTAGTAAGATAAAAAACGCGGGCATCCAAAAGCGATTCATCGCCGATGTACGGGCGGACACGATTATCCGTCATTATGATTTGCTGAAGGATTGGAAAGAGGCCGGTCTTCATGCGGTAGTGGTTGGATTCGAAGATATGGAGGACCGGAGGATAGCGTCTTATAACAAGAAGTACAGGGCTCAAGACATCCCTCAATCTATTGAACTCCTGCATGAGTTGGACATGCTCATTGTGGGGGATTTCATCGTTTCTCCGGATTATACGGAGGATGATTTTGCACATCTGGAACAGTTCATTGCGGCAAACGGGATTCAAATCCCTATCCTCTCTGTTCTCACCCCCATTCCCGGCACACCCCTCCATAAGACGATGAAAGAACGGATCGTCATTCACGATCTGGATTTTTACACGTTCACGAACGCGGTTGTTCCCACAGCCATTCCTGAACAGGAATTTTATGAGACTTTTTCGGAACTGCTGAAGCGGCTGCATGGAAGGGCCCCGAGGGCTCATGTATCTTCCTGA